A part of Bacillus rossius redtenbacheri isolate Brsri chromosome 1, Brsri_v3, whole genome shotgun sequence genomic DNA contains:
- the LOC134528251 gene encoding uncharacterized protein LOC134528251 isoform X1, translating into MKRMRSTLLLLLLAGAWTARALGCRDVDCSAARCDPRVSEHSCAGEFRRNGADCWCCDACVPYAGLKPPLLGDHPFNSRVRYNSASSNYTSGQTRPFKFALERISKRCVS; encoded by the coding sequence GATGAGGTcgacgctgctgctgctgctgctggcgggGGCGTGGACCGCCCGGGCGCTCGGCTGCCGCGACGTGGACTGCTCGGCCGCGAGGTGCGACCCGCGGGTCAGCGAGCACAGCTGCGCGGGCGAGTTCAGGAGGAACGGCGCCGACTGCTGGTGCTGCGACGCCTGCGTGCCCTACGCAGGTCTGAAACCGCCCTTACTCGGGGACCACCCTTTTAATTCACGCGTTCGCTACAACTCTGCGTCGTCAAATTATACATCGGGTCAAACAAGACCTTTTAAATTCGCTCTGGAGCGTATTTCCAAACGCTGCGTTTCGTAA